Proteins from a single region of Streptomyces sp. HUAS 15-9:
- a CDS encoding polynucleotide kinase-phosphatase — protein sequence MTETRKARVLPVTDLSLVVLVGASGSGKSTFARRHFKPTEIISSDFCRGLVSDDENDQSATTDAFDVLHYIAGKRLAAGRRTVVDATSVQQDSRRQLIELARKYDVLPIAIVLDTPEEVCAERNAARTDRADMPRRVIQRHIRELRRSIRHLEREGFRKVHILRGVEEADGATVVTERRFNDLTHLTGPFDVIGDIHGCASELESLLGKLGYSDGVHPEGRTAVFVGDLVDRGPDTPGVLRRVMSMVASGNALCVPGNHENKYGRYLKGRKVQHTHGLAETIEQMEGESEEFTAQVKEFLDGLVSHYVLDGGRLVVCHAGLPERYHGRTSGRVRSHALYGDTTGETDEFGLPVRYPWAEDYRGRAAVVYGHTPVPEATWLNNTICLDTGAVFGGKLTALRWPERQLVDVPAERVWYEPAKPLRSEAPGGHDGRPLDLADVHGRRVVETRHAGRVAVREENAAAALEVMSRFAIDPRLLPYLPPTMAPTATSHMEGYLEHPAEAFAQYAQDGVARVVCEEKHMGSRAVALVCRDAEAARKKFGVDGPTGSLYTRTGRPFFDDEAVTEEILGRVRSAIGEAGLWDELDTDWLLLDAELMPWSLKASGLLRSQYAAVGAASGAVFPGALAALEGAAARGVDVTGLLSRQRERAADAAAFTDAYRRYCWTTDGLDGVRLAPFQILAVQDRSLAALPHDEQLALIDRLVEHDGTGLLQNTRRLYVDTGDPESVRAGVDWWLEMTGRGGEGMVVKPVGAVVRSDEGRLVQPGIKCRGREYLRIIYGPEYTRPDNLDRLRKRFLNHKRSLAIREYALGLEALDRLAEGEPLWRVHEAVFGVLALESEPVDPRL from the coding sequence ATGACAGAGACACGCAAGGCACGGGTGCTCCCCGTCACCGACCTCTCCCTCGTGGTGCTCGTCGGCGCCTCCGGCTCGGGCAAGTCCACCTTCGCCCGCCGCCACTTCAAGCCCACCGAGATCATCTCCTCGGACTTCTGCCGCGGTCTGGTCTCCGACGACGAGAACGACCAGAGCGCGACGACGGACGCCTTCGACGTCCTGCACTACATCGCCGGCAAGCGGCTGGCCGCCGGCCGCCGTACCGTCGTCGACGCCACCAGCGTGCAGCAGGACAGCCGGCGTCAGCTGATCGAACTGGCGAGGAAGTACGACGTGCTGCCCATCGCCATCGTCCTCGACACCCCCGAGGAGGTGTGCGCCGAGCGCAACGCGGCGCGCACCGACCGGGCGGACATGCCGCGCCGGGTGATCCAGCGGCACATCCGTGAACTCCGCCGCTCCATCAGACACTTGGAGCGCGAGGGCTTCCGCAAGGTGCACATCCTGCGCGGGGTCGAGGAGGCCGACGGCGCCACCGTCGTCACCGAGAGGCGCTTCAACGACCTGACCCACCTCACCGGCCCCTTCGACGTCATCGGCGACATCCACGGCTGCGCCTCGGAACTGGAGTCGCTGCTCGGCAAGTTGGGCTACAGCGACGGCGTGCACCCCGAGGGCCGTACGGCCGTCTTCGTCGGCGACCTCGTCGACCGCGGCCCGGACACCCCCGGCGTGCTGCGCCGCGTGATGTCCATGGTCGCGTCGGGCAACGCGCTGTGCGTGCCCGGCAACCACGAGAACAAGTACGGCCGTTACCTCAAGGGCCGCAAGGTGCAGCACACCCACGGGCTCGCCGAGACCATCGAGCAGATGGAGGGTGAGAGCGAGGAGTTCACGGCACAGGTCAAGGAGTTCCTCGACGGCCTCGTCAGCCACTACGTCCTCGACGGCGGCCGGCTCGTTGTCTGCCACGCGGGTCTGCCGGAGCGGTACCACGGGCGGACGTCCGGCCGGGTGCGCTCGCACGCCCTGTACGGCGACACGACGGGGGAGACGGACGAGTTCGGGCTGCCGGTGCGCTACCCGTGGGCCGAGGACTACCGGGGCCGGGCCGCCGTGGTCTACGGCCACACACCGGTGCCGGAGGCCACGTGGCTCAACAACACCATCTGCCTGGACACCGGTGCCGTCTTCGGCGGCAAGCTCACCGCGCTGCGCTGGCCGGAGCGGCAGCTGGTCGACGTACCGGCCGAGCGGGTCTGGTACGAGCCGGCCAAGCCGCTGCGCAGCGAGGCGCCCGGCGGGCACGACGGGCGGCCGCTGGACCTGGCGGACGTGCACGGCCGAAGGGTCGTGGAGACACGGCACGCGGGCCGGGTCGCGGTCCGCGAGGAGAACGCGGCGGCGGCCCTGGAGGTCATGAGCCGCTTCGCGATCGACCCGCGCCTGCTGCCGTACCTCCCGCCGACCATGGCGCCGACGGCCACGAGTCACATGGAGGGCTACCTGGAGCACCCGGCGGAGGCCTTCGCGCAGTACGCGCAGGACGGCGTCGCCCGGGTCGTGTGCGAGGAGAAGCACATGGGCTCACGGGCCGTGGCCCTGGTGTGCCGGGACGCCGAGGCGGCACGCAAGAAGTTCGGCGTGGACGGTCCCACCGGGTCGCTCTACACCCGTACCGGCCGTCCCTTCTTCGACGACGAGGCCGTGACCGAGGAGATCCTCGGACGCGTCCGCTCGGCGATCGGCGAGGCGGGCCTCTGGGACGAACTCGACACGGACTGGCTGCTGCTCGACGCCGAGCTGATGCCGTGGTCGCTGAAGGCGTCCGGACTGCTGCGTTCGCAGTACGCGGCCGTGGGTGCCGCCTCCGGCGCGGTGTTCCCTGGCGCGCTGGCCGCTCTGGAGGGCGCGGCGGCACGCGGTGTGGACGTGACCGGGCTGCTCTCCCGGCAGCGCGAGCGGGCCGCCGACGCGGCCGCGTTCACGGACGCGTACCGCCGCTACTGCTGGACCACGGACGGCCTGGACGGGGTGCGTCTCGCCCCGTTCCAGATCCTGGCCGTACAGGACCGCAGCCTGGCCGCGCTGCCGCACGACGAGCAGCTCGCGCTGATCGACCGGCTCGTCGAGCACGACGGCACCGGGCTGCTGCAGAACACCCGGCGGCTGTACGTCGACACCGGCGACCCCGAGTCGGTGCGGGCGGGTGTCGACTGGTGGCTGGAGATGACCGGCCGGGGCGGCGAGGGCATGGTCGTCAAGCCGGTCGGCGCGGTGGTGCGCAGTGACGAGGGCCGTCTGGTCCAGCCGGGCATCAAGTGCCGGGGACGTGAGTACCTGCGGATCATCTACGGACCCGAGTACACCCGTCCGGACAACCTGGACCGGCTGCGCAAGCGGTTCCTCAACCACAAGCGGTCACTCGCGATCCGCGAGTACGCGCTGGGGCTGGAGGCCCTGGACCGGCTGGCGGAGGGCGAGCCGCTGTGGCGGGTGCACGAGGCCGTGTTCGGGGTGCTGGCCCTGGAGTCGGAGCCGGTGGACCCGCGCTTGTGA
- a CDS encoding RiPP maturation radical SAM C-methyltransferase produces MRVHLVTMPWHPIDLPSLQVGLLHRLVRRARPADEVTEFHGSLRWAEFLLEHSGGRLRPGDYVAVGSDSIFHGLGDWVFSGVLYDDPDWGSARLRAYAADRDVFIDTALEMRPYAAGFIDECAAEVLAAEPDVVGFTTTFMQNVSSLALARELKRRRPELTVVFGGSNCDGPMGHALHRNHRFVDHVVRGEGEYALPALLRHVDAGTPPVDVPGLCWWDGDMSRANTETRRTVAPADIPSPDYDQWQAALEPSPVLEYVHPKLVVEGARGCWWGEKHHCTFCGLNGSSMAFRAKPGERLWEEIDRLVRRHRILDIVTVDNIIDMAYFRDFLPRVVDSGWDLRLHYEVKSNLTPDQLRLLGRSGTVHIQPGIESLGSRVLDLMDKGVSGARNIRTLRECENHSLTCSWNLLYGFPGESAEDYAHVVDQLPALVHLQPPSGAHRIQLERFSPHFTDRALGFGKRRPAAMYQHVYDLPEDELADLVYLFDTEDAGIGGETEHRLKAAVAQWRAGHHTSRLLFEETEGDEGGGADALLVHDRRHGRPSATHRFTGWAAAALRRLEDGRTESALHRLLTADGHSVSPEALREWLQHTFALGLLFRDGRTYVSLPTWDETVRVPDGAGVAG; encoded by the coding sequence ATGCGCGTTCACCTGGTGACGATGCCCTGGCATCCGATCGACCTCCCCTCGCTGCAAGTGGGCCTGCTGCACCGACTGGTGCGGCGGGCCCGCCCGGCCGACGAGGTGACCGAGTTCCACGGCTCCCTGCGCTGGGCCGAGTTCCTCCTGGAGCACTCCGGAGGACGGCTGCGTCCGGGCGACTATGTGGCGGTCGGCAGCGACTCGATCTTCCACGGCCTCGGCGACTGGGTGTTCTCGGGCGTCCTGTACGACGACCCCGACTGGGGCTCGGCCCGGCTGCGCGCCTACGCCGCGGACCGGGACGTCTTCATCGACACCGCCCTCGAGATGCGGCCGTACGCGGCCGGATTCATCGACGAGTGCGCCGCCGAGGTGCTCGCGGCCGAGCCCGACGTGGTCGGGTTCACCACCACGTTCATGCAGAACGTGTCCTCCCTGGCGCTGGCCCGTGAGCTCAAGCGCCGCCGCCCGGAGCTGACCGTCGTCTTCGGCGGCAGCAACTGCGACGGCCCCATGGGCCACGCCCTGCACCGCAACCACCGGTTCGTGGACCATGTGGTGCGCGGCGAGGGGGAGTACGCCTTACCGGCGCTCCTGCGGCATGTGGACGCGGGCACCCCGCCCGTGGACGTCCCCGGCCTGTGCTGGTGGGACGGGGACATGTCCCGGGCCAACACCGAGACCCGGCGCACGGTGGCGCCCGCCGACATACCCTCACCCGACTACGACCAGTGGCAGGCCGCCCTGGAGCCCTCGCCGGTGCTGGAGTACGTCCACCCCAAACTGGTGGTCGAGGGGGCCCGGGGCTGCTGGTGGGGCGAGAAGCACCACTGCACCTTCTGCGGGCTCAACGGCTCGTCCATGGCCTTTCGCGCCAAGCCGGGCGAGCGGCTGTGGGAGGAGATCGACCGCCTCGTACGACGGCACCGCATCCTCGACATCGTCACCGTCGACAACATCATCGACATGGCCTACTTCCGGGACTTCCTCCCGCGTGTCGTCGACAGCGGCTGGGACCTGCGGCTGCACTACGAGGTCAAGTCCAACCTCACCCCCGACCAGCTCCGCCTCCTCGGCCGCTCGGGCACCGTGCACATCCAGCCCGGCATCGAGAGCCTGGGCAGCCGCGTGCTCGACCTCATGGACAAGGGCGTGAGCGGCGCCCGCAACATCCGCACCCTCCGGGAGTGCGAGAACCACTCGCTCACCTGCTCCTGGAACCTCCTGTACGGCTTCCCCGGCGAGAGTGCCGAGGACTACGCCCATGTCGTCGACCAGCTCCCGGCGCTCGTCCATCTGCAGCCGCCCAGCGGCGCCCACCGCATCCAGCTGGAGCGGTTCAGCCCGCACTTCACCGACCGGGCCCTGGGCTTCGGCAAGCGGCGCCCGGCCGCGATGTACCAGCACGTCTACGACCTGCCCGAGGACGAACTGGCCGACCTCGTCTACCTGTTCGACACGGAGGACGCGGGCATCGGGGGGGAGACGGAGCACCGGCTCAAGGCGGCCGTGGCGCAGTGGCGCGCCGGACATCACACCTCACGGCTGCTGTTCGAGGAAACCGAGGGAGACGAAGGAGGGGGAGCGGACGCCCTCCTGGTGCACGACCGGCGCCACGGCCGGCCGTCGGCCACCCACCGCTTCACCGGCTGGGCGGCGGCCGCGCTGCGCCGCCTGGAGGACGGGCGCACCGAGTCCGCGCTGCACCGGCTGCTGACGGCGGACGGCCACTCCGTCAGCCCCGAAGCCCTGCGTGAATGGCTCCAACACACCTTCGCCCTAGGCCTGTTGTTCCGTGACGGCCGGACCTATGTCTCCCTGCCCACCTGGGACGAGACGGTCCGTGTGCCCGACGGGGCAGGGGTCGCCGGATGA
- a CDS encoding MFS transporter: protein MAAATAEARPLPLRRQRAFVLLCGEQIAGSVGRQVTALAVALLAVTDLGTGPFGAAAVLALTYLPGALLSPFAGVLVDRVRLRRLLVVVTAAQALVVGSVPLVNTLGGVGRPQLYGVAVVSGALTFTLSVALQTALPRVVAPDRLLSANSALTGARTAGLIGGPALGGVLVGILGPAPALLAGSAAYAVEALLLLALPAALNDPAEPRGAQSPASLLRTGLEVLRGEPRLRLMVLAGAGLNLGSGASGALLVFYATRDLALSAWQLGISYAVHSAATLAGVGVAGRFARTAGLWSATRICALLAGGAVFLIPAASLGPAFELLLGYQACYGLAVTVWAISMTTLQQLVTPDGMRGRVAGFVQAALLGTVPVGALAGGALAAGIGNVPVLLGSAVVALLAAASLWTPGVSRPAAVAARTPEPGSSAPR from the coding sequence GTGGCCGCGGCAACCGCCGAGGCCCGGCCGCTCCCGCTGCGGCGGCAGCGGGCCTTCGTGCTGCTGTGCGGCGAGCAGATCGCCGGCTCCGTCGGACGCCAGGTCACCGCCCTCGCGGTGGCGCTGCTCGCGGTGACCGATCTGGGCACGGGGCCGTTCGGGGCGGCCGCGGTGCTCGCGCTGACCTATCTGCCGGGGGCCCTGCTCAGTCCGTTCGCCGGAGTGCTCGTCGACCGGGTGCGGCTGCGCCGGCTGCTCGTCGTGGTCACCGCCGCACAGGCACTGGTCGTGGGCTCGGTCCCGCTCGTGAACACCCTGGGCGGAGTCGGCCGTCCACAGCTGTACGGCGTCGCCGTCGTCTCCGGCGCGCTGACCTTCACCCTCTCGGTCGCCCTGCAGACGGCTCTGCCCCGGGTCGTCGCGCCGGACCGGCTGCTGTCCGCCAACTCCGCGCTCACCGGGGCCCGTACGGCCGGACTGATCGGCGGCCCGGCACTCGGCGGTGTGCTGGTCGGAATCCTCGGCCCCGCCCCGGCCCTGCTGGCCGGCAGTGCGGCCTACGCCGTCGAGGCGTTGCTCCTGCTGGCCCTGCCCGCGGCACTGAACGACCCGGCCGAACCGAGGGGCGCGCAGTCGCCGGCCTCCCTGCTCCGCACGGGACTTGAGGTGCTGCGCGGTGAACCGAGGCTGCGCCTGATGGTCCTCGCGGGCGCCGGGCTCAACCTCGGCAGCGGTGCGTCGGGCGCGCTCCTCGTGTTCTACGCGACCCGTGATCTCGCCCTTTCCGCCTGGCAGTTGGGCATTTCGTACGCCGTGCACAGCGCGGCCACGCTGGCGGGCGTGGGTGTCGCCGGCCGCTTCGCCCGGACGGCGGGGCTGTGGTCGGCCACCAGGATCTGCGCCCTGCTGGCGGGCGGCGCGGTCTTTCTGATCCCGGCGGCCTCGCTGGGCCCCGCGTTTGAGCTGCTGCTCGGCTACCAGGCCTGTTACGGGCTCGCCGTCACCGTCTGGGCGATCTCCATGACCACGCTGCAGCAGCTCGTCACACCGGACGGCATGCGCGGCCGTGTCGCCGGGTTCGTACAGGCTGCCCTCCTCGGGACGGTGCCGGTCGGAGCGCTGGCGGGCGGCGCGCTGGCCGCCGGGATCGGCAACGTGCCCGTGCTCCTCGGGTCGGCGGTGGTGGCGCTGCTGGCGGCGGCGAGCCTGTGGACGCCGGGCGTCAGCCGACCAGCCGCAGTCGCTGCCCGCACACCCGAACCCGGATCGTCTGCCCCCAGGTGA
- a CDS encoding DUF5825 family protein, which produces MTGLPTAVPHRVTGRRVEVTEPLRLGAGGQRTAVAVQFLRECQSLGLRVGWTAADRETPYDIGLLRHLSPPAQVSDEPGELREWRAGYAYGMLYHRRGPDFVAVMDRREPGTAVRLTLDHPDLLSAFHTLLNPTPLDELDPGPREAAGLLAAERLALVTDGWAVALPPRIGRWPVPCTGI; this is translated from the coding sequence ATGACCGGGCTGCCCACCGCCGTCCCGCACCGGGTCACCGGCCGCCGGGTCGAGGTGACCGAGCCGCTTCGCCTGGGCGCGGGCGGGCAACGCACTGCGGTGGCAGTGCAGTTCCTGCGCGAGTGCCAGAGCCTCGGGCTCCGGGTGGGCTGGACGGCGGCCGACAGGGAGACGCCGTACGACATCGGGCTGCTGCGCCATCTGTCCCCGCCCGCTCAAGTGTCCGATGAGCCAGGTGAATTGAGAGAGTGGCGGGCGGGGTATGCGTACGGGATGCTCTACCACCGCCGTGGCCCGGACTTCGTCGCCGTCATGGACCGCAGGGAGCCCGGCACCGCCGTACGGCTCACCCTCGACCACCCCGATCTGCTCTCCGCCTTCCACACCCTGCTGAACCCCACGCCGCTCGACGAACTGGACCCCGGCCCGCGCGAGGCCGCGGGACTGCTGGCCGCAGAGCGGCTGGCCCTGGTCACCGACGGATGGGCGGTGGCCCTGCCGCCACGTATCGGCCGCTGGCCCGTGCCCTGCACGGGGATCTGA